A genomic segment from Bradyrhizobium sp. ISRA430 encodes:
- the hisN gene encoding histidinol-phosphatase has product MAQYASTADDADVYLSFAAELADSVRPIVLSYFRTPLDVVAKSDASPVTIADRAVELRLREGIEARFPEHGIIGEEIGAKPGGAFTWIVDPIDGTKSFISGFPLFGTLIALTYQQQPFCGLIDIPFTGERWMAKPSVARFGDGLARTSACESVADASFYTTSPDMFRKGEMEPFERLSRVARMRRFGGDCYIYGLLASGHCDIVLETGLQPYDYMALVPIVQGAGGCITDWKGCPLSIHSEGRILATATPRLHAEALALIQG; this is encoded by the coding sequence ATGGCCCAATATGCCTCCACGGCAGACGATGCCGATGTCTATCTGTCATTCGCCGCCGAGCTCGCGGATTCGGTCAGGCCCATCGTGCTGTCCTATTTCCGCACGCCGCTGGATGTCGTTGCCAAGTCCGATGCCAGCCCGGTGACGATCGCCGATCGAGCCGTCGAGTTGCGTCTCAGGGAAGGGATCGAGGCGCGCTTTCCGGAGCATGGCATCATCGGCGAGGAGATCGGAGCCAAGCCCGGCGGAGCATTCACCTGGATCGTCGACCCGATCGACGGCACCAAGAGTTTTATCAGCGGCTTTCCCTTGTTCGGCACGCTGATCGCGTTGACCTATCAGCAGCAGCCGTTCTGCGGCCTGATCGACATCCCCTTTACGGGCGAGCGGTGGATGGCGAAGCCCAGCGTGGCGCGGTTTGGCGATGGATTGGCTCGGACCAGCGCATGCGAGAGCGTCGCCGACGCGAGCTTCTACACCACATCGCCTGACATGTTCCGCAAAGGCGAGATGGAGCCATTCGAGCGGCTGTCGCGAGTTGCGCGGATGCGCCGATTCGGCGGCGATTGCTACATCTATGGCCTGCTTGCGTCGGGACACTGCGACATCGTTCTCGAAACGGGGCTTCAGCCATATGACTACATGGCGCTGGTTCCGATCGTGCAGGGCGCCGGCGGCTGCATCACCGATTGGAAGGGATGCCCGCTCTCGATTCACTCGGAAGGGCGCATCTTGGCAACCGCAACGCCGCGGCTTCATGCCGAAGCGCTCGCCTTGATCCAGGGATAA